The region ATTGGACTTTCCTTCCTGTGCAAACAACTAGTCTTTTTGTTGAGTTGCTACCTATCACTCGTTATGGTCAAGTATTAACATCAGTAATGGGAATGGCATTTATAAGTATCGTTAGTAGTTTTGCTTATTTTCAACTTATTCATGTTAGATGGCGCGCGCTTATTTTCTGTATTTTGACCTCTGTATTTGCTTTATCAATACTATCTCTTATAAATGTTAAATTTAATGTATTTAATAAAATTACCCCTAATTCCATATTAAATTTTCGCTTGTCTCCGGAAATTACTGCCCATACCCAAGTAACATTTAATGCACCTACTCAACAAAGTTTCTCCAACTTAAATTCAAGTACGCTGCATCGGATTCGGCAAACTGGGGTGTTAAGAGTAGGGTACAATGAACATATGATTCCTTTTGTTTATTTCAATAAATATAATGAGCTGGTAGGATTTGATGTTGCTTTTATGTATGATCTAGCGAAAACTTTAGGCGTAGCAATAACTTTTATTCATTTTGACTTTTTTAATTTAATTGAGGACATTGAAGCTAATAAATTTGATGTTGCTATTGGATCAATTTATGTCATACCCAGCCGGCTGCTAAAAGCAAGTTACACCCAGCCCTATTTTCGCGACAGGCCTGCTTTTATTGTTAAAAAAGATAGGGTCGATGATTTTAAAGATGTTAATTCAATTGCTCAAATTCAAAATTTAAAAATAGCTGTGTTTAATGACCCAGTCATGATCCCACTTGCTAAAGAAAATTTTCCTAATGCAAAGTTTGTTATTATTCCAAACATGGACGCTTTAACACCAGAACTTGATGTTGATGGTGCTTTATGGACGCAAGAACACACTCAAGCTTGGGCTTCTGTTCATCCAGGTTATGCCTCTGTAACATCGCATGGATTAAAAAATCCTGCTCCTTTGTTAATGGCTTATATTTTACGGAAAGATGAGCAAGACTTCTTATGGTTTTTAAATTATTGGCTTAAGATTAAGGAAACAGACGGCTTTACACGACAAGAATATGAATATTGGTTATTAGGAAAACCAAGACCCTCTAGGGAGCCTAGATGGAGTATTATTCATAACGTTTTACATTGGGTGTAAAAAGGTTTTTATTATGTGACATATAAGAAACCAAGCTACTTTTATGTCACACTAAGGTTAATTGACCTGATAAACTTGGCCTGTTTGTGCGCCTTCTACACTTTTTGCAAACGCTTTAGCTACGGTTGCTGATGGAACAGGTATAAACCCTCTAAAAAAATCACCGTAACTATCCATGGATTCAGTTAAAACAGTAGGGCTTACTACATTAATTCGTAAACTCCTAGGAAGCTCGATTGAAGCTGCTTTAACAAAGCTATCGATAGCGCCATTAACTAGAGAGGCTGAAGCACCAAACTTAATGGGATCACGGTTTAAAATACCACTCGTTAAAGTAAATGAGCCGCTATCTACCACATAATCCATTCCTATCATTACTAAATTGACTTGGCCCATGAGTTTATTATTTAATCCTAAAGCCCAATTTTCATTGGTAAATTCTTTTAATGGACCGAAATGAACTTGCCCAGTTGTAGAAACAACAGCATCAACTTTACCAACTTGATGATACATCTCTTGAATTGATTCAAGTTGGCTAATATCAACTTGAATATCACCTTTGTTTCTGGCAGCTATAATGACTTCATGACGTGATAAGAATTCATTTGCCACAGCTTTTCCTAATGTGCCTGTACCACCAATAATTAATATACGCATTTATTTTCCTAAATAATCGTCAGTATTGATATTAATAATTGACTTTAAACTTAGCATAAAAAACTTGTACTAGTAAGTCTCGTAATATAGGTAGTCAAACATGAAAATAAAGTTTAGGGTAAGGCAAATTACCGCTCGCGAAGCGCTCGAGTTTATCTGGGTATACGCCAATTAAAAAATCACTAAGCCCATAAGAAAAAGGCTCTTCTTCTGTAAAAATCTTTTTTTGATTGACGAATGAGAAAAGTAAAAGGTCACCTTTGTATATTGCCACAGTTACATCAATTTGCTCATCCGTCAAAGTAAGGTTATTATAACAAATTAGAGATACATTTATTGGCAGTTTTGCAATTAAAGTTAGCCTTTTTCTTATCTTTAAATAATAACGCTAAAAGTTTTTTATAAATTTATTTTGTATTTAAATTTAGCTAAATACTAGGCAATTAGTCCTTATGTTTATTTATTATTCAATTTAAACTAACAATTGTTGCAAATTATAAAATGTTGTTTAATATTATTTAATTAGAGAGACTTAATTTAAAAACGTAAGTCTCTCAAACTAGCCTGATGGTATTTATTTAATTCTTTAAAGTACAAGTGATCAGATTAAATTTTAAAGGTAATCTCATTACTAAAAATTATCGGATTAAAAGGTTTTAATCTATTGAGAATAGGGAAATTATCCATGTCAAAGCTCAATTGTTTTAAGTCAATTGCGACTATCTTACTTTTTTTTCTTGCATTTAATTTATATGCACAAGATATTAATTTAGCACTTAATGCTCGTGCTTGGGCTAGCACAGAAGGGCTACCAGCAAAAAATGCTGTTGATGGTAATCCGAATACGCGTTGGGGCTCCATTATTGGTATTGATCCCTCCTGGCTAGCAATTGATTTAGGAAAAGCCTACGCATTAAATAGAGTTGTCATAGACTGGGAGGCAGCTAACGCAGAAATTTATGAAGTTCAAGGTTCTAATGATTCTAATAATTGGACGATATTAGCTAGAAGAACAGGTGGTGTATTTGGAAATCGCACTGATACAGTTAATGTATCGGGTAGTTATCGTTATATACGGATTTATGGCATCAAACGTAGTGTAGGAAATCAGTGGGGATATTCTATTTGGGAATTAAAAGTATATGGCACAGATACTAATCCAAATCCGCCAGATGAAGATGGTGATTTTGTACCTTTATTTTCCAGTAGTACACCTCTTGAACCTAGTACAGTGATAGAAATGCCTACCGCTTTAATCACACGTTTTGCAGATCGGGCTCGAGATAGACACGCTCGTGAAGATGAATTCCATGCCTATGATCACTATCTGCCATTCTATTGGGAGCATCGTACTATCCAGGTAGAATTAATAGACGAAGTAGCTAAAGGTGGTAATAGAATTATTGCCAATGTTAAAACATTATGGCCTTTAAGTGCTCCAGAGTTTAGAGCATTTTATCGAGGCGTTAATACAGTGGCTGAGTATTTTCATAATGTCTCAATGAGAGTAACCAGTGGTGATAGATTAAATTATCAAACAATAATCACTACTAATCCTAAAGAAGGACGCGCCCTTAGAAATGGCGATCGGATGGAAATAGAAATTAGTCAATTCCTTGCTAATCCACCGCGCGGTCGTGCAAATTATTATGGTACCGCCTTTTTATATATTGTTGGTCAAGGAATGGTGCCTTGGGAAGCTCGTGGCGTGTTTGGTAATCCAAATACGTTAAGAGAAGATTCTTTCCCTATTCCTGTGGATGCTTGGTTAGGTGGTAAAACAACTATTCATCATCAATATTCAGCTGAGCCAAAAGATTTATTTAAACAGATGGCTACAAACACATCTAATATTAATGGCCAGCCTTTTATGCTTGGACGTCGAGTTCATCATACTGATATGATAACTGGTGCGCATTCAGAGCCCGGTAATCCAAATTTTCCTGAGTTAGCTAACAAAGTGGGCGTAAATTATATTAATCGCTCATGTGTAGGCTGCCATGTGAATAATGGTCGTGGGTTGCCACCTGCTGTCGGTACTCCTCTGAATAATTATATGGTTGTAGTATCGTCAGATAATGGTACCCCTCATCCCACAGTTGGTTCAGTTTTACAACCGTTTGCTACCACAGGTACACCTGAAGGCAGTGTACGGATCCAGAGTTGGACTGAAATGAATGGATTGCGTCGGCCGAATTTCCAGTTTACCCCTGTAATAACTCGTTTTTCGCCGCGTATCACGCCTCAACTTGTGGGTATGGGCTTATTAGAAGCTATTCCTGAAAGTGCTATTCTTGAAATAGCTAATAATAAAAATAAAGGAAATGGCGTTGCGGGTCGTATTCGAATTATTAAAGAATATAATACAGGAATTTCGCGTGTTGGGCGCTTTGGTTGGAAAGCAGGAAATTCTACTGTAAGAGAGCAAATTGCTACAGCTTTACGTAATGATATGGGCGTACAGAACTCGGTGGTTCCTACACCAGATTGCGGCCCGCAACAGGCTAACTGTGGACCATCAGGAGCGGTTCTTAGTGACACTTATTTAGATCAGTTAACGCTCTACATTCAACTTCTCGGCGTTCGCGCTCAACGCAATTCCGAAAATGCAGTTGTTAAACAAGGTAAAGCTATTTTTAGTCAGATTGGGTGTGCTGCTTGTCATGTGCCAACGTTTACAACCAGTCCTTATCACCCTAGAGCGGAGCTAAGAAATCAAGTTATTCACCCTTATACAGATTTATTAATACACGATATGGGTCCTGATTTAGCAGATACTCTGCCTGAGATTAATAATGTTAAACCATCTGAATGGAGAACAGCACCTTTGTGGAATATTGGCTTAACTGCTGGCGTTAGTGGTGGTGAAGCTTATTTGCATGATGGTCGTGCGCGAACGTTAAATGAAGCTATCTTATGGCATGGTGGGGAAGGTGCAGCAAGCCGGACCGCTTACCAAGGTCTATCACCTGATCTTCGTAATGCCTTAATCGAATTCTTAAAGTCACTCTAACTTTGCAAAGAGTATGCTTGTTTAACAAGCATACTCTTCTCCTATTAAAAATAGTTAACAAAAGATTGTTTCAGAATTTAACTGCCATATAATAAGCACTTAAGTAACTGCACTAGTAGTATTTCATGAAAAGATTTCTTTTATCGCTGTTTATGTTAGTTTTATCCTCTCAAATAATATTTGCTTACCCTGTAGGTAATGCCTTTCCTCCTTTTAAAATTGCTGAAAATCTTTATTATGTAGGTATGGATGATCTGGCAAGTTATTTGATAGTGACCTCAGAAGGCAATATTTTAATAAACAGTGATCTTGAAGCTAATATTCCTATGATTAAAGCTAATATTAAAAAGCTTGGCTTTGACTATCGCGATACTAAAATCCTTCTTATTAGTCATGCCCATTTAGATCACGCTGCAGGTAGTAAGTTAATTAAGCAGGAAACTAATGCTCAATATATGGTTATGGCTCAGGACGTCGCTACAGTTGAGTCTGGAGGAATTGTCGATTTTTTCTATGCTAATGATAAAAGCATGTATTTTCCAGCTACTAAAGTTGATAAAATCTTACATGATGGCGATCAGGTTAAGCTTGGAGATACTGTATTAACTGCTCATTTAACGCCAGGACATACCAAAGGCTGCACCACTTGGTCGATGCAAGTTAAAGATAAAGGAAAAAAATATCAAGCTGTCATTGTTGGAAGCCTTAATGTGAATCCTGGATATCCCTTAGTTAATAATAAAACCTATCCTAATATTGCCTCAGATTACAAACAAGCTATTAACGTCTTGAAAAGGTTGCCTTGTGATATTTTCCTAGGCGCTCATGCAGTGT is a window of Legionella busanensis DNA encoding:
- a CDS encoding cation:dicarboxylate symporter family transporter, producing the protein MDKNISSNNLSLTWQVLVGSLLGILAGLFFGPYTKILRPIGDVYVMLMESVVYPYIFASLLHGLGSITPKIATRIFKKNWAFYLLLISISFFIIWLLSLALPESNSSIIGPNATSSNSVEGFLERLIPNNLFSALVKNYMPAIIIFCLLFGFALQHYKDKQSVLETLSTIKAASLQVWNWIILTSPYAAFSLVAYTTGTISFTTFENIALYLTLFFLGTFLLTFWIVPLLITSFISITYKEVIQLLREALLIALATSLSVAALPYIESATKLLLLRHTSNLDEEMEKVTETITTMSYPFGQIGNLFLYLFIIFASVYFQHPIFLETLGKLFLIILTYFSSLGSPSSTIDSVGFLANWTFLPVQTTSLFVELLPITRYGQVLTSVMGMAFISIVSSFAYFQLIHVRWRALIFCILTSVFALSILSLINVKFNVFNKITPNSILNFRLSPEITAHTQVTFNAPTQQSFSNLNSSTLHRIRQTGVLRVGYNEHMIPFVYFNKYNELVGFDVAFMYDLAKTLGVAITFIHFDFFNLIEDIEANKFDVAIGSIYVIPSRLLKASYTQPYFRDRPAFIVKKDRVDDFKDVNSIAQIQNLKIAVFNDPVMIPLAKENFPNAKFVIIPNMDALTPELDVDGALWTQEHTQAWASVHPGYASVTSHGLKNPAPLLMAYILRKDEQDFLWFLNYWLKIKETDGFTRQEYEYWLLGKPRPSREPRWSIIHNVLHWV
- a CDS encoding short chain dehydrogenase, producing the protein MRILIIGGTGTLGKAVANEFLSRHEVIIAARNKGDIQVDISQLESIQEMYHQVGKVDAVVSTTGQVHFGPLKEFTNENWALGLNNKLMGQVNLVMIGMDYVVDSGSFTLTSGILNRDPIKFGASASLVNGAIDSFVKAASIELPRSLRINVVSPTVLTESMDSYGDFFRGFIPVPSATVAKAFAKSVEGAQTGQVYQVN
- a CDS encoding di-heme oxidoredictase family protein gives rise to the protein MSKLNCFKSIATILLFFLAFNLYAQDINLALNARAWASTEGLPAKNAVDGNPNTRWGSIIGIDPSWLAIDLGKAYALNRVVIDWEAANAEIYEVQGSNDSNNWTILARRTGGVFGNRTDTVNVSGSYRYIRIYGIKRSVGNQWGYSIWELKVYGTDTNPNPPDEDGDFVPLFSSSTPLEPSTVIEMPTALITRFADRARDRHAREDEFHAYDHYLPFYWEHRTIQVELIDEVAKGGNRIIANVKTLWPLSAPEFRAFYRGVNTVAEYFHNVSMRVTSGDRLNYQTIITTNPKEGRALRNGDRMEIEISQFLANPPRGRANYYGTAFLYIVGQGMVPWEARGVFGNPNTLREDSFPIPVDAWLGGKTTIHHQYSAEPKDLFKQMATNTSNINGQPFMLGRRVHHTDMITGAHSEPGNPNFPELANKVGVNYINRSCVGCHVNNGRGLPPAVGTPLNNYMVVVSSDNGTPHPTVGSVLQPFATTGTPEGSVRIQSWTEMNGLRRPNFQFTPVITRFSPRITPQLVGMGLLEAIPESAILEIANNKNKGNGVAGRIRIIKEYNTGISRVGRFGWKAGNSTVREQIATALRNDMGVQNSVVPTPDCGPQQANCGPSGAVLSDTYLDQLTLYIQLLGVRAQRNSENAVVKQGKAIFSQIGCAACHVPTFTTSPYHPRAELRNQVIHPYTDLLIHDMGPDLADTLPEINNVKPSEWRTAPLWNIGLTAGVSGGEAYLHDGRARTLNEAILWHGGEGAASRTAYQGLSPDLRNALIEFLKSL
- the bla gene encoding subclass B3 metallo-beta-lactamase gives rise to the protein MKRFLLSLFMLVLSSQIIFAYPVGNAFPPFKIAENLYYVGMDDLASYLIVTSEGNILINSDLEANIPMIKANIKKLGFDYRDTKILLISHAHLDHAAGSKLIKQETNAQYMVMAQDVATVESGGIVDFFYANDKSMYFPATKVDKILHDGDQVKLGDTVLTAHLTPGHTKGCTTWSMQVKDKGKKYQAVIVGSLNVNPGYPLVNNKTYPNIASDYKQAINVLKRLPCDIFLGAHAVYFDLGKKYALLNKSQVNPFIDPVGYKKHIKQKENEFNLKLNEQKNHL